CTCGCTTGCATTACAAAAAGCCGAAAGAAGCTTAGAAATTTCATAATAATTCTAAGAATGTAAAGCACCCCGAATATCCCTGCTACATAGTATAAAATTAGGCTTAGGCTTGAAGCCTAAAATACAGGATTGTCGCACCCCTCATTTAATATTGACATATTATATGATGACTGTATCCTTAGCTTCCTGGTACCTTGAGCCGTGCAGGAGGGGTAGCATTGTGAAAAACAGAAAAGACAGACCATTATTGACCAACCGTGAGCGTGAAGTTTTTGAACTACTAGTTCAAAGCAAAACCACAAAAGAAATTGCAGACTTACTATTCATTAGCGAAAAGACCGTTCGTAACCATATATCGAATG
The nucleotide sequence above comes from Desulfuribacillus stibiiarsenatis. Encoded proteins:
- a CDS encoding LuxR C-terminal-related transcriptional regulator, encoding MTVSLASWYLEPCRRGSIVKNRKDRPLLTNREREVFELLVQSKTTKEIADLLFISEKTVRNHISN